In Sardina pilchardus chromosome 8, fSarPil1.1, whole genome shotgun sequence, a genomic segment contains:
- the LOC134089040 gene encoding beta-1,3-galactosyltransferase 1-like, translating into MKLPSLSWQFCGLLCASALTSLVILRFLASITQDGPVVSRLWDSRRHWDSESDPVTHPADRRPSRRRGRGIGFEQLQRADQRPLECPRDLLVVILVTSAPWHSEQRDAIRSTWAQKREGTDYPWQVVFLVGLPAELGIYPHIAQEQQDYGDILLGNYVDCYRNLTLKVMHGLRWAAERCDCRFVLKTDDDCFVNTDQLPRYLAEFNKDRAGVYVGSVFRLGRRQVVRDQRSKWYVSKEDFRDREYPPYASGVGYVLSVDVARELVEAARDVPPVPMEDAYVGVLAREAGVPARDSGRFAKQNVNWRVCNYRYLMVIHHLDAGQLQEAQQSMLKARAACNQTKEITGWK; encoded by the coding sequence ATGAAATTACCGTCCTTGTCCTGGCAATTCTGTGGACTCCTCTGTGCCAGCGCGCTAACATCCCTGGTCATCCTGAGGTTTCTCGCCTCTATCACGCAAGACGGGCCGGTTGTTTCAAGGCTTTGGGATTCCAGACGGCATTGGGATTCCGAAAGCGATCCCGTCACACATCCGGCGGATCGGCGTCCCTCCAGGCGCAGGGGAAGGGGCATCGGCTTTGAGCAGCTTCAGAGAGCCGATCAGAGGCCGCTCGAGTGCCCCAGGGATCTGCTGGTGGTGATTCTCGTCACGTCGGCCCCTTGGCACTCGGAACAGAGGGACGCCATCCGCAGCACGTGGGCACAGAAGCGCGAGGGCACCGACTACCCCTGGCAAGTGGTGTTCCTGGTCGGGCTGCCCGCGGAGCTGGGCATCTACCCGCACATCGCTCAGGAGCAGCAGGACTACGGAGATATCCTGCTGGGGAATTACGTGGACTGCTACCGGAACCTCACCCTGAAGGTCATGCACGGCCTGCGGTGGGCGGCGGAACGCTGCGACTGTCGCTTCGTCCTGAAAACGGACGACGACTGTTTCGTGAACACGGACCAGCTCCCGCGCTACCTGGCGGAGTTCAACAAGGACCGCGCCGGGGTGTACGTCGGTTCCGTGTTCCGCCTGGGAAGACGGCAGGTCGTCCGGGACCAGCGCAGCAAATGGTACGTCTCCAAAGAGGACTTCCGCGATCGGGAGTACCCGCCGTACGCCAGCGGGGTGGGCTACGTCCTCTCCGTGGACGTGGCGCGCGAGCTGGTGGAGGCGGCGAGGGACGTGCCGCCCGTGCCCATGGAGGACGCCTACGTGGGCGTGCTGGCGCGGGAGGCCGGGGTGCCGGCGAGGGACAGCGGGCGCTTCGCCAAGCAGAACGTGAACTGGAGGGTGTGTAACTACAGGTACCTCATGGTCATCCATCACCTGGACGCCGGGCAGCTGCAGGAGGCGCAGCAGAGCATGCTCAAAGCCCGCGCGGCCTGCAACCAGACCAAAGAAATCACGGGCTGGAAATGA